In a genomic window of Nostoc sp. UHCC 0870:
- a CDS encoding DUF1822 family protein: MIEPIKILITASDRQQAYHFAQQQPTQARSQQVYRNTLAVLVTQRCLQLLGIDTDLAASHSWNPLEQQLENIADLYIPSLNGFLECRALRGSDRKCHIPPEVWSERLGYVMIELDEPYQEGQIVGFVESVSVSELPRSYFQSLDNLLECLTSEPQPEPIVQLSHWLKRTFESDWQAPQDLLNMMKTSVVRFCDPQPQRGNDPIRQQVEQLYRRESSNLVQTVPLHLNPQEALVNLIQTTQDDEIRWQSAELLWGLNPQHPVCPVISAKDLGIYLIGHSVVLMVGILPKSDGRMLILLRVYPLEKMSPLPPGLRLIGLDEIGNQFFEVESRQQDDYIQFKFTADRGDHFSVRVVLDDASFTEDFMV; the protein is encoded by the coding sequence ATGATTGAACCAATCAAAATTTTGATTACCGCAAGCGATCGCCAACAAGCATACCACTTTGCTCAACAACAGCCGACGCAAGCGCGATCGCAACAAGTTTATCGTAATACTTTAGCTGTGTTGGTGACTCAACGTTGTTTGCAACTGTTGGGTATTGATACCGATTTAGCAGCTAGCCATAGCTGGAATCCCCTAGAGCAGCAATTAGAAAACATTGCAGACTTGTATATTCCCAGTTTAAACGGATTTTTAGAATGTCGGGCTTTGCGTGGGAGCGATCGCAAATGTCATATACCCCCGGAAGTTTGGTCAGAACGTCTCGGCTACGTGATGATTGAACTTGATGAACCTTACCAAGAAGGGCAAATTGTAGGATTTGTCGAATCTGTCTCAGTATCGGAACTACCGCGCAGTTATTTTCAATCCCTTGATAACTTGCTGGAGTGCTTGACTTCAGAACCGCAACCAGAACCAATAGTGCAACTCAGCCATTGGCTCAAGCGCACTTTTGAATCAGATTGGCAAGCCCCACAAGACTTGCTGAACATGATGAAAACTTCCGTCGTCCGATTTTGTGACCCACAGCCGCAACGAGGTAATGACCCCATCCGCCAACAGGTTGAACAACTCTATCGCCGAGAATCTTCTAATTTGGTGCAAACCGTTCCCCTGCACTTAAATCCCCAGGAAGCTTTGGTAAATCTCATCCAAACTACTCAAGATGATGAAATTCGCTGGCAATCTGCGGAATTGCTGTGGGGGCTAAATCCACAACATCCAGTTTGCCCAGTCATCAGTGCTAAAGATTTAGGAATTTATCTGATTGGGCATTCTGTAGTGCTGATGGTAGGGATTTTGCCTAAGTCAGATGGCAGGATGTTAATTTTGTTGCGGGTGTATCCCCTAGAAAAAATGTCTCCCCTACCGCCAGGTTTGCGGCTCATCGGGCTGGATGAAATCGGGAATCAATTTTTTGAAGTGGAATCCCGCCAGCAAGATGATTATATCCAATTCAAGTTTACGGCGGACAGAGGCGATCACTTCAGTGTCCGTGTTGTTCTTGATGATGCTAGCTTTACCGAAGATTTTATGGTTTAA
- a CDS encoding vWA domain-containing protein: protein MKKLRFQFGLVIGLCLSLLCACTIPINIDSFESSDRYLREQLLPNIIVDSQLVSDTTSYTVVIPPVADSVPDPNTFPLYGAKPSSDSNIVYVEIYSSAEKANGEREDEHWLVDVAEKFNQQRQKLPSGQVIQVGIRNIPSGLGAQILAARKGKPAGYTPATAMWLELLKAEGLSLQAIAPALVPNQAIFAIQPQAYKELAQGGEVTFDRLMDAILSGKIQVGYSNPYIASSALNFLHTLLWRSAGHAQDGKPLTIAELNEPQVTSAFSSFQKQISLTTPTYLDLKQIWLRDSQKFQAIVMAYQSYVNLKKQPEFAKLAYIPFGNPENSPLVGFDWNSASKQAALKQFASFATSAPMQELAKQQGYEQTEYLKRSKFPPIPSGEVLKAVQSFWKQRKDGGRTVYMELIVDTSGSMENDNRLKAVQEALRFASKQINRGNQIGLITFSDRPVRRIALAPFNELEQKRLFAAIDQLQPDGNTALYDGLAVGLADLMEKRKTDPNGRFYALLLTDGQSTKGIEFAQIQDVIKHSGVRVYPIAYGEVNQEELEAIAAIREGSVYQGTPEKVQVLLKDLFQTNL from the coding sequence ATGAAAAAATTACGTTTTCAATTTGGGCTAGTAATTGGACTATGCCTCAGCTTGTTGTGTGCTTGTACTATACCAATAAATATAGATTCTTTTGAAAGTAGCGATCGCTATCTGCGGGAACAGCTTTTACCAAACATTATAGTAGATTCACAACTTGTATCTGATACCACGTCCTATACTGTCGTGATTCCTCCGGTGGCTGATTCTGTACCTGATCCAAACACCTTTCCTCTGTATGGTGCAAAGCCTAGCAGTGATTCAAATATTGTGTATGTGGAAATCTATAGTTCAGCAGAAAAAGCCAATGGAGAACGAGAGGATGAACATTGGTTAGTTGATGTCGCCGAAAAATTTAATCAACAACGTCAAAAACTTCCATCTGGACAAGTGATTCAAGTCGGGATTCGGAATATTCCGTCAGGATTAGGCGCACAGATTTTAGCAGCCAGAAAAGGGAAACCCGCAGGCTACACCCCAGCAACTGCTATGTGGTTGGAACTACTCAAAGCCGAAGGATTATCCTTACAAGCGATCGCACCGGCTTTAGTCCCCAACCAAGCCATTTTTGCTATTCAACCCCAAGCCTATAAGGAATTAGCTCAAGGTGGAGAGGTGACATTTGATCGGCTGATGGATGCTATTCTCTCAGGTAAAATTCAAGTTGGTTATTCCAATCCTTATATCGCCTCATCAGCCTTAAATTTTCTGCACACTTTACTATGGCGTTCAGCCGGTCATGCTCAAGATGGTAAACCATTGACTATCGCTGAACTAAATGAGCCTCAAGTAACTTCAGCTTTTAGCAGCTTCCAAAAACAAATCAGCCTGACAACACCTACATACTTAGACTTAAAGCAAATTTGGCTACGTGATTCCCAAAAGTTTCAAGCGATCGTCATGGCTTACCAAAGCTATGTCAACTTAAAGAAACAGCCGGAATTTGCAAAACTGGCTTACATTCCCTTCGGTAATCCTGAAAATTCACCATTAGTAGGATTTGATTGGAATAGTGCATCGAAACAAGCAGCCTTAAAGCAATTTGCTAGCTTCGCCACCTCTGCACCCATGCAAGAATTAGCCAAACAACAGGGATATGAACAAACAGAATATCTCAAGCGCAGTAAATTTCCACCCATACCATCAGGGGAAGTTTTAAAAGCAGTCCAGTCATTCTGGAAACAACGCAAGGATGGCGGACGGACTGTATACATGGAACTGATTGTAGATACAAGTGGTTCAATGGAGAACGATAACCGCCTGAAAGCAGTTCAGGAAGCCTTACGATTTGCTAGCAAACAAATCAACCGGGGTAATCAGATTGGGTTAATTACATTTAGCGATCGCCCTGTTCGCCGAATTGCTCTTGCTCCCTTCAACGAGTTAGAACAAAAACGATTATTTGCAGCCATAGACCAACTGCAACCTGATGGTAATACAGCCCTCTATGACGGACTAGCCGTTGGTTTAGCAGATTTGATGGAAAAACGCAAAACCGATCCCAACGGGCGATTCTACGCCTTACTGCTGACGGATGGACAAAGCACCAAGGGAATTGAGTTTGCACAAATTCAGGATGTGATTAAGCACAGTGGAGTGAGAGTTTATCCCATCGCCTACGGTGAAGTTAATCAAGAGGAATTAGAAGCGATCGCCGCCATTCGGGAAGGTAGCGTTTACCAAGGTACACCCGAAAAAGTTCAAGTTCTGCTCAAAGACTTGTTTCAGACTAATCTTTAG
- a CDS encoding response regulator, translating into MNQSLAKTTSLQIVLVDGSDICLTGTNELIKNYYPDTKISLAQTANDALNKISNLQPNLIIMDICLPEQPGKIAQTRIGLELLQQVMHTYPNVNILVQSSYVKRLVQIKPAIDTHKGGFVIADKNITNQEMLSRINGALRGFTCIKEITDIYIYPNIYEELNVKPEILKLLSLAFNEGLQDKAIAAHICVSERTVRNHWDTLQLALGIDCDELRTQGKNIRIMTKIRAREAGLID; encoded by the coding sequence ATGAACCAATCTTTGGCAAAAACTACATCTCTGCAAATTGTTTTAGTTGATGGTTCTGATATCTGTCTGACTGGAACGAATGAACTCATCAAAAATTATTATCCTGATACAAAAATTAGCCTGGCTCAAACAGCTAATGATGCGCTGAATAAAATCTCGAATTTGCAGCCTAACCTCATCATTATGGATATTTGTTTACCAGAACAGCCTGGAAAAATAGCACAGACTCGTATAGGTCTAGAATTATTACAACAGGTAATGCACACATATCCTAATGTGAATATTCTTGTCCAAAGCTCTTATGTGAAAAGACTAGTGCAAATTAAACCTGCAATTGATACTCATAAAGGGGGCTTTGTGATTGCTGATAAAAATATTACTAATCAAGAAATGCTCTCCAGAATAAATGGGGCATTAAGGGGATTTACCTGTATCAAAGAAATTACAGATATCTATATATATCCAAATATTTATGAGGAATTAAACGTTAAACCAGAGATATTAAAGTTACTCAGCCTAGCCTTTAATGAAGGATTGCAAGATAAAGCGATTGCTGCACATATTTGTGTATCTGAACGCACAGTCCGTAACCACTGGGATACATTGCAATTAGCCTTGGGTATTGATTGTGATGAATTAAGAACTCAAGGAAAAAACATCAGAATCATGACTAAAATTCGCGCCAGAGAAGCAGGCTTAATTGATTAG
- a CDS encoding DUF2207 domain-containing protein, producing the protein MCRQLMQRLFLFSITLIFSLTFSFHQAQAQSVPFYWEFINVDIAVQTNGDMLVTETQKYTFTGKYNNQRSRYIPLDKVDKITEISVTENGRLLPSETGTENNQRWIRWKHQLKAPESHTFVLKYRVVGGLNVDDNDAQVYWKAIFSGRKAPIKQAKVRVELPEQFAANIKDFQSFGISTNIRKVNSKTIEAVAETAIEPGEYLEIQVTFDSTGTELKTPIWQSSQSEDDLLKWILWAILLLIVYRILFSRKSVSVTYEYNSSSDEVGGYSDGGGGDGGCGDGGGGGDGGGGGGGD; encoded by the coding sequence ATGTGTCGTCAACTAATGCAAAGACTATTCCTATTTTCTATCACACTCATTTTCAGCCTCACATTTTCTTTTCATCAAGCTCAAGCCCAATCAGTACCTTTCTATTGGGAGTTTATAAATGTTGATATCGCCGTGCAAACTAACGGTGATATGCTAGTCACCGAAACACAAAAATATACATTTACAGGAAAATATAACAATCAACGCTCCCGCTATATTCCTCTGGATAAAGTAGACAAGATTACTGAAATATCAGTCACAGAAAATGGTCGATTATTACCCAGCGAAACAGGTACAGAAAATAATCAACGTTGGATTCGTTGGAAGCATCAACTCAAAGCACCAGAAAGCCATACTTTCGTATTGAAATATCGTGTTGTTGGTGGGTTAAACGTAGATGATAACGATGCTCAAGTATATTGGAAAGCTATTTTTTCTGGACGGAAAGCCCCTATCAAACAGGCAAAAGTTCGAGTAGAACTCCCTGAACAATTTGCTGCTAATATCAAAGATTTCCAAAGCTTTGGCATATCTACAAATATCCGCAAAGTGAACTCAAAAACTATTGAGGCGGTTGCTGAAACAGCCATTGAACCAGGAGAATATTTAGAAATTCAGGTGACTTTTGATAGCACAGGTACTGAGCTAAAAACCCCTATATGGCAAAGTTCACAATCTGAAGATGATTTATTGAAGTGGATTTTGTGGGCAATTCTCTTGTTAATTGTCTACCGTATCTTATTCTCTCGTAAGAGCGTTAGTGTTACTTACGAATACAACAGTAGTAGTGACGAAGTTGGAGGGTATAGTGATGGTGGTGGTGGTGACGGTGGCTGTGGTGACGGTGGCGGTGGTGGTGATGGCGGTGGTGGTGGTGGTGGTGATTAA
- a CDS encoding DNA double-strand break repair nuclease NurA: MLDLTKLAREMQGISQHLSQEAVASRQRLELAQQHLKKAYECQQEVMERQEKWRDRILFANATPLEPLNTRIDIPVPPKVHTVIATDGSQIAPNHHEIAYCYLLNIGRVVLHYGQNRYPLMDSLPEVFYRPEDLYMSRQWGIKTEEWMSYRRTASEATVLAELVREVGTGDGGLGTGRRKTGDLGSREENNNQSLIPHPQSPIPALAMVDGSLIYWFLEQLPVDARDRILPPILEAWSQMRAAQIPLMGYLSASRNVEGVNFLRLLACPHPAPDCVSYCPNQLEKVPCKVFEPLRDTALWTTQLTPGQRGPLWRSNNRILELYADQTIYFCHVHVGTEIARIEVPAWVAENTAMFDQALGLMLAQVQKGCGYPVAIAEAHNQAVVRGGDRTRFFCVVRETND; this comes from the coding sequence ATGCTTGATTTAACGAAATTAGCGCGAGAAATGCAGGGTATAAGTCAGCATCTTAGCCAAGAGGCTGTGGCTAGTCGCCAGCGTTTAGAGTTGGCGCAACAGCACCTAAAAAAAGCTTATGAGTGTCAACAAGAGGTGATGGAACGTCAGGAAAAATGGCGCGATCGCATTCTCTTTGCTAATGCTACACCCCTTGAGCCGCTAAATACTCGCATAGATATTCCTGTTCCCCCCAAGGTACACACTGTTATTGCTACCGATGGTTCACAAATTGCCCCCAATCATCACGAAATTGCTTACTGTTATCTCTTAAATATCGGTAGGGTAGTCCTACACTATGGACAAAATCGCTATCCCCTCATGGATAGTTTGCCAGAGGTATTTTACCGCCCTGAAGATTTATATATGTCCCGCCAGTGGGGAATTAAAACTGAAGAATGGATGAGTTATCGCCGCACTGCTAGCGAAGCAACGGTTTTGGCTGAGTTGGTGAGGGAAGTAGGTACTGGTGACGGGGGACTGGGGACTGGAAGGAGAAAAACAGGGGATCTGGGGAGTAGGGAAGAGAACAATAACCAATCCCTAATCCCTCATCCCCAATCACCAATTCCTGCTTTAGCAATGGTGGATGGTTCGTTAATTTACTGGTTTTTGGAACAGTTACCTGTAGATGCACGCGATCGCATTTTACCCCCCATTCTGGAAGCTTGGAGTCAAATGCGTGCGGCTCAAATTCCTTTGATGGGTTATCTCAGTGCTTCTCGGAATGTGGAGGGGGTGAATTTTTTAAGGTTGTTGGCTTGTCCCCATCCCGCACCAGATTGTGTTAGTTATTGCCCCAATCAACTAGAAAAAGTCCCTTGCAAAGTGTTTGAACCGTTGCGAGATACGGCATTGTGGACTACTCAACTTACGCCTGGACAACGGGGGCCACTGTGGCGCAGCAATAACCGCATCCTGGAACTTTACGCAGACCAAACTATCTATTTTTGCCACGTTCACGTCGGTACAGAAATTGCGCGGATAGAAGTACCCGCATGGGTAGCTGAGAATACAGCCATGTTTGACCAAGCTTTGGGATTGATGTTAGCACAGGTACAGAAAGGCTGTGGTTATCCTGTGGCGATCGCCGAAGCCCATAATCAAGCTGTAGTCAGAGGCGGTGATAGAACCCGTTTTTTTTGCGTTGTTAGAGAAACAAATGATTAA
- a CDS encoding HAD family hydrolase: MTASSPKILALDFDGVICDGLIEYFEVAWRAYCQIWSPANDTPPDDLALRFYRLRPVIETGWEMPVLIKALIDDIPEDKILQEWANITPQILSTDKLQSKEIAIKLDSLRDEWIATDLDGWLSLHKFYPGVVEKLKVTIDSEVKLYIVTTKEGRFVQQLLQREGVDLPPTAIFGKEIKRPKYETLRELITGADIQPGNLWFIEDRLKTLELVQQQTDLKDVKLFLGDWGYNTQPERKAAQDNSRIKLLSLSQFAKDFSGWL, from the coding sequence ATGACAGCGAGTAGTCCGAAAATTTTAGCTTTAGACTTTGATGGTGTGATTTGCGATGGACTAATTGAATATTTTGAGGTAGCATGGCGTGCTTACTGTCAAATTTGGTCGCCTGCTAACGATACACCACCAGACGATTTAGCATTAAGATTCTATCGCCTCCGACCTGTAATTGAAACAGGTTGGGAAATGCCAGTGTTAATTAAAGCCTTAATAGATGACATTCCAGAAGACAAGATTCTTCAGGAATGGGCAAATATTACCCCACAAATTTTGTCAACCGACAAGCTACAGTCAAAAGAAATTGCGATCAAACTAGACAGCCTACGGGATGAATGGATTGCTACAGATTTAGACGGTTGGCTGAGTTTGCATAAATTTTATCCTGGGGTGGTGGAAAAACTAAAAGTGACTATTGATAGTGAAGTCAAGCTATATATTGTCACCACCAAAGAAGGACGCTTTGTACAGCAGTTATTGCAACGAGAAGGGGTAGACTTACCACCAACAGCCATTTTCGGCAAAGAAATCAAGCGTCCCAAATACGAAACCCTGCGCGAATTGATTACAGGCGCGGATATTCAACCCGGTAATTTGTGGTTTATAGAAGACAGACTCAAGACATTGGAATTAGTCCAACAGCAAACAGACCTAAAGGATGTCAAGCTTTTCCTAGGAGATTGGGGTTATAATACGCAACCAGAAAGAAAAGCTGCCCAAGACAATTCCCGAATTAAATTATTATCCCTGTCTCAATTTGCTAAAGATTTTTCTGGGTGGCTGTGA
- a CDS encoding ABC transporter substrate-binding protein produces MLPSSARPRPQIPENVAVVLEISSGSFADGFSVKLQILEDGRTIQDDDDLPNIPAASEMPQLYHEWKKTSLKNSRQLQAVPAQVTNVANLETWRQRTEDLQNYCRRWFEDSAFRSLRDRIQANTRVSTDQSVPIIIRCPTQDDNQNEILRRLPWHIWDLFTKLPNAEFALFTGFREQVPTFKAPVRVLAIFGSSQDGLQLEQDVAALTLLEQRGAQIVKQSEPSEEKISHLLFDQDWDILFFAGHSSSEGKSGQIQISDGKFLPLDALHKSLTKAVTKGLKLAIFNSCDGLKIADFLAKLNVPAVIVMREPVPDRIAYQFLLYFLREFSQGKPLCLAVREARDRLESVQGTFPAASWLPAVCLNPIQPEFVWPDKTPQNPKSSFFLSRSRLMLGLATLAGIMAVSIPITINRCQIFPSTCTQPEQIADDVEKFISYGKQPIADSRVRLSEPYLSLKQQGITAFAEGRYGDAVGIFDNLRNQAKLNKSAQGFSQTALAALQDPEILIYRNNALVNLRRTQNPNLPIYTIAVAAPLNFNFGLDILFGVAQAQDVAVKDGLNLRVIIANDSNKPAQARRIAEILSNNAKVLAVVGHYTSPNTCAALKVYSPKDLVVISPTSTVVNFQSNPDCYDPNKVFYRTVSSSRVEAYSLVQYLVDDLKKPQPKVVVFYNSQEEFSKDLFEQFKQVLRAFNGSIIAEVDLSDAKFDITKLPLEVRDADALAILPDGGTNNSTALQKAVEIIKLNNGKKPILGANPLYLQEVIDKAKVTTVNSLFLAVDWHPNQCGAENFRKEINEYWGGDLNRRTALAYESVQAVLQAIKLSNLPVNRQEIRQKLSETGIRPETAASSKIIDGLKISFDARGDRAEFTTRAIVSVNDQLKFALVKDVPCPKK; encoded by the coding sequence ATGCTGCCATCCTCTGCTAGACCTAGACCTCAAATACCTGAAAACGTCGCCGTTGTGTTGGAGATTAGTAGCGGTAGCTTTGCTGACGGCTTCTCTGTGAAGCTTCAGATTTTAGAAGATGGTCGCACTATTCAAGATGATGATGATTTACCCAATATTCCGGCCGCATCAGAAATGCCGCAGTTGTATCACGAATGGAAAAAAACATCATTAAAAAACAGTCGTCAACTACAAGCAGTTCCAGCACAGGTAACGAATGTAGCTAATCTGGAAACCTGGAGACAAAGAACGGAAGATTTACAGAACTATTGTAGAAGATGGTTTGAAGATAGCGCGTTTAGGAGTTTGCGCGATCGCATTCAGGCTAATACCAGAGTCAGCACTGATCAATCTGTCCCCATTATTATTAGATGTCCTACACAAGATGATAACCAAAATGAAATACTCCGCAGACTACCCTGGCATATCTGGGATTTATTTACTAAGCTTCCCAATGCTGAGTTTGCTTTATTCACCGGATTTCGTGAGCAAGTCCCCACTTTTAAAGCACCAGTCAGAGTTTTAGCGATTTTTGGCAGTTCTCAGGATGGTTTGCAATTAGAACAAGATGTAGCCGCTTTAACACTTCTAGAACAACGTGGAGCGCAAATTGTTAAGCAATCAGAGCCAAGTGAAGAAAAGATTTCTCATCTGTTATTTGATCAAGATTGGGATATCTTGTTTTTTGCTGGACATAGTTCTAGTGAGGGTAAAAGTGGACAGATTCAAATTAGTGATGGCAAATTTTTACCCTTAGATGCGTTACATAAAAGTTTAACAAAAGCCGTCACGAAAGGTTTAAAGTTAGCCATCTTCAATTCTTGTGATGGGTTAAAAATTGCCGATTTTTTGGCAAAATTGAACGTGCCGGCTGTCATCGTCATGCGCGAACCTGTACCGGATAGGATTGCTTATCAATTCTTGCTCTACTTTTTGCGGGAATTCTCTCAAGGTAAACCTCTGTGTTTGGCAGTGCGTGAAGCGCGCGATCGCCTAGAATCTGTACAAGGGACTTTTCCGGCTGCTTCCTGGCTACCCGCCGTTTGTCTGAATCCCATTCAACCGGAGTTTGTTTGGCCTGATAAAACTCCCCAAAACCCTAAATCATCATTTTTCCTGTCTCGTTCTCGGCTCATGCTGGGGTTGGCTACTTTGGCTGGAATCATGGCTGTATCTATCCCAATTACCATCAATCGCTGTCAAATTTTTCCCTCAACCTGCACCCAACCAGAGCAAATTGCTGATGATGTAGAAAAATTCATCAGTTATGGTAAACAGCCAATTGCTGATAGCAGAGTTCGACTGAGTGAGCCATATCTTTCATTAAAACAGCAAGGTATTACAGCATTTGCTGAAGGTAGATATGGCGATGCAGTAGGGATTTTTGATAACCTGCGTAATCAAGCCAAATTAAATAAATCTGCTCAGGGTTTCAGTCAAACAGCTTTAGCAGCACTACAAGATCCAGAAATTCTGATTTATCGTAACAATGCTCTTGTAAATCTGCGGCGTACCCAAAACCCCAATTTGCCAATTTACACCATTGCTGTTGCTGCACCATTAAATTTTAACTTTGGATTAGATATCCTCTTTGGAGTTGCTCAAGCCCAAGATGTAGCAGTTAAAGATGGGTTGAATTTACGAGTCATTATTGCTAACGATAGCAATAAACCTGCCCAAGCGCGGAGAATTGCAGAAATACTCTCAAACAATGCCAAAGTTCTGGCTGTTGTGGGACACTACACCTCTCCCAATACCTGTGCAGCCTTGAAGGTTTATTCTCCAAAGGATCTGGTGGTGATTTCTCCTACGAGTACCGTAGTTAATTTCCAATCAAATCCAGATTGCTATGATCCTAACAAAGTCTTCTACCGTACCGTTTCATCAAGTCGGGTAGAAGCCTATAGTTTAGTGCAGTATTTAGTGGATGATCTCAAAAAGCCTCAGCCAAAAGTGGTTGTTTTTTACAACTCTCAAGAGGAGTTTAGTAAGGATTTATTTGAGCAATTTAAGCAGGTTCTTAGAGCCTTTAATGGAAGTATAATTGCTGAGGTTGACTTATCTGATGCCAAGTTTGATATTACTAAATTGCCACTAGAAGTTAGAGATGCAGATGCTCTAGCAATATTGCCCGATGGAGGGACTAACAATAGTACAGCATTGCAAAAAGCGGTTGAGATTATCAAATTAAACAACGGGAAAAAACCAATTTTAGGGGCAAATCCTCTGTATCTGCAAGAAGTCATTGATAAGGCTAAAGTTACCACAGTAAATAGCTTATTCCTTGCAGTTGATTGGCATCCCAATCAGTGTGGGGCAGAAAATTTTAGAAAAGAGATAAATGAATACTGGGGTGGTGATTTAAATCGACGTACAGCCCTAGCATATGAATCTGTGCAAGCAGTATTACAGGCGATTAAGTTATCAAATTTACCTGTGAATCGGCAAGAAATTCGACAGAAATTGTCTGAAACAGGTATCAGGCCTGAGACAGCCGCATCTAGTAAGATTATTGATGGTTTAAAGATTAGTTTTGATGCAAGGGGCGATCGCGCAGAATTTACCACGCGGGCGATCGTGAGTGTAAATGATCAGTTGAAGTTTGCTCTCGTGAAAGATGTTCCTTGTCCTAAAAAGTAA
- a CDS encoding type II toxin-antitoxin system VapC family toxin, producing MRISEALAGVSHIFLDTAPVIYFVERNPQFFYLVEPIFDRLETDIQAVVSPITLSECLVGAIRSGLPDLEQAFIDVLLSNEVVFVDTSATIAQNAANIRMRYNLQLPDALQIATAISSGCDAFLTNDAALQRVIELRILVVSELELG from the coding sequence ATGAGAATTAGTGAAGCATTGGCAGGGGTTTCTCATATATTCCTTGATACAGCACCAGTTATTTATTTTGTAGAGCGTAATCCACAGTTTTTCTATTTAGTAGAACCAATTTTTGACCGATTGGAAACTGATATTCAAGCCGTGGTATCTCCGATAACATTATCTGAATGTTTAGTGGGTGCTATACGTTCGGGTTTACCGGATTTAGAGCAAGCTTTTATTGATGTATTACTCAGTAATGAAGTTGTTTTTGTAGATACAAGTGCTACGATCGCACAAAATGCTGCAAACATTCGGATGCGTTACAATCTTCAGTTACCCGATGCTTTGCAGATTGCAACTGCTATCTCAAGCGGCTGTGATGCTTTTTTGACTAATGATGCAGCTTTGCAACGAGTCATAGAGTTGAGAATTTTGGTAGTTAGTGAGTTAGAGTTAGGGTAA
- a CDS encoding metal ABC transporter permease, translated as MLDALIEPLQYGFMQRSLVIAILVGLLCAVVGSYLMVQRLALLGDAISHSVLPGLAIAFMLGANIFIGAFIAGVLSTVAITWIRTRSPIKEDAAMGIVFSAFFALGITLITIIQKDNKIDLNHFLFGNILGVTVDEVRHTAIIAAIVLIVIVLLYKELLFYTFDPLGAQAAGLPVNRLNFGLMLLISLTIVASMKAVGVILVLSLLITPGATAYLLVKRLHEVMILGAVIGVISSISGMYLSYFYNLPSGPAIVLVVSGLFLLALLFSPKHGVLIPTSNQKE; from the coding sequence ATGTTAGACGCTTTAATTGAGCCGTTGCAGTATGGTTTTATGCAGCGATCGCTAGTCATTGCGATTTTGGTGGGTTTACTATGTGCTGTTGTGGGTAGTTACTTGATGGTGCAGAGATTAGCACTGTTGGGTGATGCGATCAGTCACTCAGTTTTACCAGGATTGGCGATCGCTTTTATGCTGGGGGCAAATATTTTTATTGGCGCGTTTATTGCTGGAGTGTTGAGTACGGTAGCTATAACTTGGATTAGGACGCGATCGCCTATTAAAGAAGATGCCGCAATGGGGATAGTTTTCTCGGCATTCTTTGCCCTAGGCATTACTTTAATTACTATTATTCAAAAAGACAATAAAATTGACCTGAATCACTTTCTTTTCGGCAATATTCTGGGGGTAACTGTAGATGAAGTGCGCCACACAGCTATCATTGCCGCCATTGTTTTAATAGTAATTGTTTTGTTATATAAAGAACTACTATTTTACACCTTTGACCCCTTGGGAGCGCAAGCCGCAGGTTTACCAGTCAATCGACTTAACTTTGGCTTGATGCTGTTGATTTCGTTAACTATTGTCGCCAGCATGAAAGCTGTAGGTGTAATTTTAGTCCTATCACTATTAATTACACCAGGAGCAACGGCTTATCTATTAGTGAAACGTTTACATGAAGTCATGATTTTGGGTGCAGTGATTGGTGTGATTTCTAGTATTAGTGGTATGTATCTCAGCTACTTTTATAATTTGCCCTCTGGCCCAGCCATTGTCTTAGTAGTGTCAGGATTATTTCTGTTGGCTTTATTATTTAGTCCCAAACATGGCGTTTTAATTCCTACTAGTAACCAAAAAGAATGA